The sequence CAAACTGGTCAGAATTATTTGACCCagtaaatttcaaattcaaatttggTACAACACCATTTTCTCAATTCCAAATTCTTCCATCAGTTATTTCCTTATATTTagttataattttttcaattaaagtaaatatttcttttttattatttccttataaaaaaaaaaattcttattaatttcttattttttatatcatttttattttatctactttttttttttttttttatctttttagtttttaatgaGAAATAGAAaaccattttcattaaaatatgTTTCAATTTTACATAATGCTATCTTATGTATTTGGTCACTTGTTATGTGTGTAGGAATTTTATATGAagttattaaaagaattactgtaagtgtttttttttataaaaaaaaaaaaaaaaaatacataatatattaatttttttaatttttttattttttttattttttttttattttttttattcaaataggCTGAAGGACCATTATTTACAGTTTGTGAAACCGTTTCAGGATTTGATAAAGGTCCAGCATACTATTGgagttatattttttatattagtAAATTTTATGAACTTTTAGATACAGTTATTatagtattaaaaaagaaaccatTAATTTTCTTACATGTTTATCATCATTGTATCGTTGTTTGGTTATGTTGGTATTTCATGTACAGT comes from Dictyostelium discoideum AX4 chromosome 2 chromosome, whole genome shotgun sequence and encodes:
- a CDS encoding GNS1/SUR4 family protein; its protein translation is METIQSVITEWSDSKSWDHLFQHNFKDSNWSELFDPVNFKFKFGTTPFSQFQILPSVISLYLVIIFSIKFLMRNRKPFSLKYVSILHNAILCIWSLVMCVGILYEVIKRITAEGPLFTVCETVSGFDKGPAYYWSYIFYISKFYELLDTVIIVLKKKPLIFLHVYHHCIVVWLCWYFMYSGWNLQLWVVFLNTFVHVFMYYFYFQTGRGKTVWWKKYITMIQIIQFICLGIAGLLHSAAINLNSSPCFTHYPAFISAYLINFSFLFLFSQFFVKSYSNKPTSSSSTTTPTKTKKID